In Streptomyces sannanensis, the DNA window CGTCCTGGCCGGTGATCTCGGTGAGCCTGGCGCCGAAGCGGAAGCGGACTCCGTGTCCGCGGTGGACGTCGGCGAAGAGCTGCCCGAGCTCGGGGCCGATGGCCCGGTGCAGCGGGGTCGGATTCGGCTCGACGACGGTGACCTCGGCGCCGTATCCGCGGGCGGCGGCCGCGACCTCCAGACCGATCCAGCCTCCCCCGGCGATCACGAGGTGGCCGTTGTCCCGGCCCAGAGCGACCAGGACACCACGCAGCCGCTCGGCGTGGGCGAGGCGGCGCAGATGGTGGACGCCCGCGAGGCCGGTGCCGGGGATGTCGAGCCTGCGCGGCTCGGCACCGGTGGCCAGCAACAGCTTGTCGTACTGCACAAGGGCGCCGTCGCCGAGCCGGACCGCCTTGGCGTCGCGGTCGACGGCGACGACGGGCTGGCCGAGGTGCAGCTCGATGTCGGCCTGGGCATACCAGGCGGGCTCGTGGACGAAGACGCTCTCCCGGGTCTCCTTGCCGGTCAGATAGCCCTTGGACAGGGGTGGGCGCTCGTACGGGTGGTCGCGCTCGTCGCCGACGAGGATGACCCGGCCGGTGAATCCCTCGGCCCGGAGCGTTTCGGCGGCCTTCGCGCCGGCCAGTCCTCCTCCGACGATGACAAACGTCCGGTGTGCGTCGACCACTTGATGCCTCCTCTTTACGCTGCCGCCATCGAGCGTCCCGCACGGAGCGTGATGGCGGAAGGGGTGCTGCTCCGTTCAGCGGCGGGCCGGTCAGGACCGCCGGGAGAGCCGGTTGTGCAGGGTACGGGCCGAGGCGTCCGTGAACGAGGCGATCTGGTCGACGATCACCCGTTTGCGGGCCCGGTCGTCCGGCGCAGCGTCGAAGAGCGCGCGGAACTGCGGGTCGAGGCCTTCGGGGGCACGGGCGGTGAGCGCCTCGGCCAGCTCGGCGAGGACGATCCGCTGGTCGGCACGGAGCCGCTCCTGCTCGTCCCGCTGCATCACATAGCGGTCGGCGACGGCCTTGAGGACCGCGCACTCGTTCCTGGTGGTGCGCGGGACGACCAGTTCGGCTCCGTACCGGGTGAGCCGGCCCCCACCGTACGCCTCGCGGGTGGCGGCCTCGGCGTCCAGGCAGAACCGGCCGATGAGCTGGCTGGTGGCATCCTTCAGCCGGGCCTGGGCGACCGCCGAGCCGTCGTAACCGTGCGGCCACCATTCCTGGTCGACGAGCCGGTCGAGGGCGGCGGCCAGCTCCTCGGGGTCGGTGTCGTCCGGGACGTAACGGCCGATGGCCACGGCCCAGATCTCGCTGCGCTCGGACTCGGCGAAGAGCACGTTGGGATCGATGTGGCCGGCGTGCAGGCCGTCCTCGAAGTCGTGCACGCTGTACGCCACGTCGTCCGACCAGTCCATGACCTGGGCCTCGAAGCATCTGCGCTGCCCGGGGGCGCCGGAGCGGAGCCAGCCGAAGACGGGCAGGTCGTCCTCGTACGCCCCGAACTTCGGCGAGCCGGGATCGGTGGGATGGCCGCCGCGCGGCCACGGGTACTTGGTGGCGGCGTCGAGCGCCGCCCGGGTGAGATTGAGGCCGACGCTGACCGGCTCCCCGTCGGGACCGCGCACGAACCGCTTGGGTTCGAGCCGGGTGAGCAGCCGCAGGGACTGGGCGTTGCCCTCGAATCCGCCGCAGTCCTTGGCGAAGTCGTTGAGCGCCTGCTCGCCGTTGTGCCCGAACGGCGGATGGCCCATGTCATGGGAGAGGCAGGCCGCCTCGACCAGATCGGGATCACAGCCCAGGGCAGCCCCCAGCTCCCTGCCGACCTGCGCGCATTCCAGGGAGTGGGTGAGCCGGGTACGGGGGCTGGCGTCCCAGGCATAGCTGCGCGAGCCGGGGGTGACCACCTGGGTCTTTCCGGCCAGCCTGCGCAGCGCGGCGGAGTGCAGCACCCGGGCACGGTCGCGCTGGAAGGCGGTACGGCCCGGCCGTTTGTCGGGCTCGGCCGCCCAGCGCTCCATGTCGGACGAGTCGTACCCCGGGTGGTGGCCAAAGCCATCGAAGCCGTCCATGCACCGACAGTAGACGCTGGCATTGAATCCTCCCCTCCCTGAAGGGGAGGGAATTTCTCACCCTCCAGGGCTGATGTGGGGATTTCCGGCTCAGGCCACTTGACGGGACGGCGTCCCACCGAGTCTTACGCCCTCAGCGCCGGCCGGCATCTTGTCGAGCTGGGCCGGACCGCACGTGGTCTTCTCCCTGGTCGTCTTGTGGTGAAGGTGCACGGCCTTGGACTTGGCAACACACTCGTTCCAGATCCACCGGCAGCGGTCCCACTCCGCCATGAGGGCGCGGTGGTCCGTGGACGACACGCGAAGCCGGAAGGTGTACCGGGCGCACCCGGCATCCTCGGCCGTCTGCGGCGTCGTCATGGCCCCACCATGGCAACAGGATCCGTTTCTCGCCGAGGCTTCCCGAAGAACTCCACGAACGGGTGACCGCTCGCGCACAAACCGACCGGCGGTCCATCGACTCCGAGATCCCACAGGTCGCGGCTGCCGTGCGCGACGGCGACCAGGGCGGGTGCCGCGGACGGGACCCCGGACGGGACCGCGGTCGGGGTCATGGGCCTGCGGGTTCCGTTCAGATGGACATGGCTGAGCTGGCTGCGGAGCTGGTGGGTGATGCGGGTGAGCAGTTGCGCCGTGCTGTCGAGGGGAAACGAGTCCCGGTGCGGTGACTTGCGGTGCTGTGCCGACTCCGTCATGGACCGATCCTGGCCCGCGCAGGTTGCCGTGTCGTTGCGCGAGGGTGACGGGTGTTTTCCACAGGCTCACCGCGGTGAGGGCGGCGGGTGGGAGGCGTTGTCGGACGTTCCTTCTACAGTGATCCACATCGGAACCGGAACGGCGACCCGGTCGTTGCCGGCAGCGGCGTGGAGGGGGGAACCGGGCGAACCTTTCAGGGTTTTCGGGCGTCGGTTGAGGTGGGGGACATGGACGACCAGGAGGTATCTCATGCGCAGACCACGACTGCCGAGGCTGCCGCGCACCCGGCGCGGGCAGCGGCGGGCGGTGCAGGCGCTGATGCTCGGCTGTGTGCTGGCGCTGGCCCCGGCGACGTGGATGCACGCCGTGGCGGACGGTCGGCTGCGTACGACGGCCGACGCGCCCTCGACCGATGTCGCCGTCGTCTTCGGCGCCGGGCTGTGGCAGGGCAGGCCGTCGCCGTATCTCGCCCACCGCCTCGACGCGGCGGCCGAGCTCTACCGCACCGGCAAGGTCCGGGTGGTTCTGGTAACCGGGGACAACAGCCGCGAGGAGTACGACGAACCGGACGCCATGCGAGCCTATCTGGCCGAGCGGGGGGTGCCGGACCGGCGGATCGTCAGCGACTACGCCGGGTTCGACACCTGGGACTCCTGTGTACGGGCGAAGAAGATCTTCGGCGTGGAGCGGGCGCTGCTGATCACCCAGGGCTTCCACATACGCCGTGCCGTCGCGCTCTGCCAGGCGGCGGGGATCGAGTCGTACGGCGTGGGGGTCGCCGCCAAACATGATGCGACCTGGTACTACGGCCATACGCGCGAGCTGTTCGCGGCAGGCAAGGCGGCACTGGACGCGGCGTTCGAGCCGGATCCGCGTTTCCTGGGGCGTCAGGAGACGAGCGTCACCGAGGCGTTGGCGGCCGGCCGCTGACAGGGGCGCTGACACCGTTGCCGAGACCGTAGTCAGGTCTCAGCATTCCGGGCATTTCGGACCAGAAGGTCCGTCTCGTCACTAAGAACTCCTAACGAAATGATCTCCAAGGTGGTTGGATCACTCCGGGACTGATGATCCGGGGTGCGGGCGGTTCGGCCGAAGCCCTGGCAAGGCGACGACGAGTTGTGGGCGGTGCACCCTGAGCCGCGGAGAACTTAAATGCGTCGACAGCGCCCCTCGGCACCCGGCACAGTGGCCACCCGTGACGAGCAGTGAACTGTGGACCCGCGCGACCGCCGACCGCTACGACGCCGAGGAAGCCGAAGCGTCCTCGGCTGCCGTTCTCGGACCGACCCTCGCCTTCCTCGCCGAGCTCGCCGGAGACGGCCGGGCGCTGGAGTTCGCCATCGGAACAGGACGGGTGGGAGTCCCGCTCCGGGAACGCGGCGTGCCGGTGGTGGGCATCGAACTGTCCGAGCACATGGCAGCGGTGCTGCGGCGCAAGATCGACGAGGGCACCCTCCCGGTAGTCATCGGGGACATGGCCACCACCGTCGTTCCCGGCGGGTTCGCCCTGGTCTACCTCGTCTACAACACCATCACGAACCTGCTCACGCAGGACGAGCAGGTCGAGTGCTTCCGCAACGCCGCACGGCATCTGGAGCCCGGCGGCCGGTTCGTCATCGAGCTGGGTGTGCCGCCGCTGCGGCTCCTGCCGCCCGGCCAGGTCGCGGTGCCGTTCGACGTCTCCCAGCAGCATCTCGGCTTTGACACCTTCGACCTGGTCGAGCAGATGCTCGTCTCGCACCACTTCACCCGCGACGGCGACGACGGCCACTACCGCCGCGAAAACTCCCGACACCGGTACGCTTGGCCGGCGGAGCTCGACCTGATGGCGCGGATCGCTGGGCTCGAGCTGGAACGTCGCGTTGCAGACTGGGACGGGGCTCCGTTCACCCAGGACTCCGCGAAGCACGTCTCCGTGTGGCGCAAGCCAGCCTGAGGTCGGCCACCGGGCCATCAACGTTGGCCGTGCCTGTCTTGAACTTCTATCGGGAGTTCAGGCGTCGCCAGCAGATCAGTGCGCATCCGAGGGCGAGGAAGGCTTCGTGGATGTCGTCGCGGATCTCCCAGCGGATCCGCAGGCGGCGGAACCAGTGCAGGTGAGCGAATGCTCGCTCCACGACCCAGCGTTGCGTGCCCAGGCCCGAGCCGTGCTCGGTGCCCCGGCGGGCGATCAGCGGCCGCCCGGCCATTCACCGCCTGGGATGACCCTGCCATGGGCGCGCAGCTCCCGGGCGGCCTTCTCCGCGGTCAGGTAGACCCAGGCGCGGGCCGTGGAGCCGTCCGGGCGGCAGACGTCGCGTGCGATCCGGTCGTACAGATTGCGTGGATCGCCGGGCCCGTAATACCCCTCGAGCCGGTCCAGGAGCGTCAGGGTCTCGTCGTACGTCCCGGGCCGGGGAGTGACGAGATCGCCGGTGATCACCGAGCCGGGCGGTGCGCTCAGCGCGTACGGAAACCCCGGCCCCTCGTACAGCACCGCGCCCGCCAGAGTGGCCGGCTCCTCGCCGGTCACCCGGCCCCGCAGGAGCAGGTCGTGATTGCGCTCGCCGGGCCGGAGCGTGCCGTACACGAAGAACGGCAGACACTCCGTCATCCCGTGGTCTCCTCCGCGACCCAGGCGAGATAGGGACCGCTGCCGCGCACCACCTGCACGGCGATGATCTCCGGGGTGTCGTAGTCGTGGACGGCGCGCAGATGGGCCTCCAGTCGCTCGTACCGCTCGTTCGTCGTCTTGAACAGCACCTGCCATTCCTGGGCGGTCTCGATCCCGCCCTGCCAGCGGTAGACGGAGGTGACGGGCGAGGAGATCTGCGCGCAGGCGGCGAGCCGGGCCTCCACGGCGCCGCGTGCGAGCGCCGCCGCCTTCTCCGCGCTGTCGGTCGTGGTCAGTACAGTGAGCACGTCCGTACCCTAACCAGGACAGGACCCCGTCGTACCGTGGCCGCATGACGATTCCGCCCGGTACCCATGTCGAGATCGACGGCCGCCCCGCCGACGCCGAGAATCTGCTGGTCCCCGCGCTGCTCGGCACATACGCCCACTTCACCGCCCTGCAGGTCAGGGATGGCCGGACGCGTGGCCTGGACCTCCACCTCGACCGGCTGGACGCCGCCACCCGCGAGCTGTCCGGGGCGGAGCTGGACGGTGAGCGGGTGCGCACACTGCTGCGCGGCGCGCTGGACAGGGCCGGGCGCCGGGACTCCGCGGCGCGCGTGTACGTGTACTTCGGCGCAGACCTGAAGCCGACGTTGATGGTCACCGTACGGCCGCCCGTCGATATGCCGGCGGAGCCGCAGAGCCTGATGTCCGTGCCGTACCAGCGTCCGTTCCCGCACATCAAACATCTGGGCAGCTTCGCCCAGACGCACTACGGGCGGCTCGCGGCACAGGCCGGATTCAGCGACGCGCTGCTGACCGGGCCCGGCGGGGTGATCAGTGAGGGCGCTGTCGCCAATATCGCTTTCTACGAAGGGACTTCGGTCGTCTGGCCGGATGCGCCTGCGCTGACCGGGATCACCATGGCGCTGCTCGAGCCGCGGCTCGGCGACCACGGGCTGCCCTCGGCGCAGCGGCCGGTGACACTCGCGGATCTCGGCGCCTACCGGGCCGCGTTCGTCTGCAACTCGCAGGGCATCGCGCCGGTGCGGCTCATCGACGAGGTGGAGTTCGCGGTCGACGAGCGACTGATGAAGACGGTGGCCGAGGCGTACGCGGCCGTCCCCTGGGACGTCATCTGAGGCTGCCGGGACGCTTCATGGCCGACCAGGAAGACATCGGCGGCCGGGACCGCGTCGCGAAGGCCCGTACCGAACCTGCCGGCCGGCGCCCTGATCGCGGCCGAGGTGGGCGTCGAGGTCACCGATCCGGCGGGCGCACCCTGGCGGGTCGGCGCCTCAGGTTTCATGGCCGCCCCCGGGGCACTGCACAAGCCGCTGTGCGCACTGCTCGCGAAGAACGCGGACTGACCGTCACTCGTTCGGTGCGCACGACATGCGGGAGGCGCGCGCCGCCACTTACCTCGGAGGGGACAGGGATCTCGCGCCGCCACTTACCTCGGAGGGGACAGGGATCTCGCGCCGACTCGTGCCACGGAGGACCACCATGCGCAGCATCCCGCGCGCCACCCGCCCATTCACCTGTGCCGCACTGATAGTGACGGCGCTCGGTCTGGGCGCGGGCACCACGCACGCCGACGACGAGCCCGAGGCGCTCGAGCCGTCCCCCGCGACCGCCGCGCCGAGCGCCACCGTCACGACGCACACCGAGGCCCGCGGCTCCGAGGGGACGAGGAAGGACAACGCCTCGTCGGCCGGAGCGGGCGAGCTCGACACGGCCACCGGGCAGTTCCGGGTGCCGGAGGACGCCCGGTCCGGGACGTACGCGATCAGTGTGCAGGCCAACGAGAGGAAGAGCGCCGCCGGGAGTCTCCCGGAGCCGCAGCCGGCGCCGACCGGCACCAGCCCGGGGCCCGTGGAAGGCTCCGGGGCCCGTACCGGGCCGGCGTCCACTGGATCCGTGTCCACCGGCTCTGCGCCCACCAAACCTGCGTCCACCGGATCCGACACCACCGACAAAGCACCCACCAAACCTGCGTCCACCGGATCCGACACCACCGACAAAGCACCCACCAAACTTGCGTCCACCGGATCCGACACCACCGACAAAGCACCCACCGAACCCGCCTCCACCGGATCCGACACCACCGACAAAGCACCCACCAAACTTGCGTCCACCGGATCCGACACCACCGACAAAGCACCCACCAAACTTGCGTCCACCGGATCCGACACCACCGACAAAGCACCCACCAAACTTGCGTCCACCGGATCCGACACCACCGACAAAGCACCCACCGAACCCGCCTCCACCGGATCCGACACCACCGAATCCGACTCCACCGAATCCGAGGCCCTTGGGTCGGCATCCACCGGGTCAGCGTCCACCGGATCCGACACCACCGACTCAGCACCCACCAAACTTGCGTCCACCGGATCCGACACCACCGAATCCGACGCCCTTGGGCCGGCATCCACCGGATCGGCGGCCGCCGAATCCGACACCACCGACTCGGCACCCGCCGTGCCTGCCTCCACAGAATCCGACATCGAATCCGACGCCACCGAATCCGACGCCCCTGAGTCAGCATCCACCGGGTCCGACACCGCGTCCGTGACCAAAGCCGATGCGGGATCGAGCCCAGGTTCGGGCTCGGGCTCGGGTTCCGGTTCAGGTGCGGGTGCGGGTGCGGGTGCGGACTCGGATGGGGGCGCGGACAGCGGGGCGGACGCCGGATCCACCGGGAGCTCGGACGCCGCGGCCGGCGAGCGCACCGGCACGAACACGGAGGCCAAGACCGGGGAACAGAGCGACGCCGCCCCGAAGGGACACGTCGAGGCGGGTGTCGGCGGCAGCGTCGGCCAGGACCCCGTCCGGAGCGCCGCCGGAGTGGCGGTGCTGGCGGCCGCGGCGGGTGGTGCCGTACAACTGCTGGTGCGCCGCCGCGCATACGGCACCACCCGGGGCTGATCGTTCGTGGACCTGCGAGGCAAGGCCGGACTGGTGGCCATCGCCGTCTGCACCGGCATCTGGTTGATCCGGACCGGCTCCGACATGGACCTTCCGCCGCAACCCGCCACCACCGAGGCGTTCGCCCGGGCGGCGGTGGCGGCCGAGCCGGACGCCGGAATTCCGCTGCCGCCGTCGGATCCGGTACGCATCCGGATCCCGGCCATCCGGGTCGACGCCCCGGTGACCCGGCTCGGCCTCCGCGCCGGCGGCAGCCTCGAAGCGCCGCCCGCCGGGAACCGCAACCTCGCCGGCTGGTACCGGGGCGGCCCCGCCCCGGGCGCGAAGGGCGCCTCGATCATCGCCGGGCACGTCGACACAGCCGAAGGACCTGCCGTCTTCTACAACCTCGGCACCCTGAAGAAGGGCACCCGTATCGAGATCACGCGCAAGGACGGCCGTACGGCGGCCTTCGCGGTCGATGCCGTCGAGGTGTTCGACAACAACGCGTTCCCCGACCGCAAGGTGTACGGCGCCACGGTCCGACCGGAACTGCGCGTGATCACATGCGGGGGCGGCTTCGACGCGCGTACCGGCTACCAGGCCAATGTGGTGGCGTTCGCCCATCTGACGGGCGAGGCCTAGGTGACCGGAAAGGTTCACCGGCTCGCGACGCTCCCCCCAGCTACCGCTGGGGAAGCTAGCTGGGGGAGCCACGAGCCACCCGGCAGACCTTCCCGGCCACAGCACTAGGCGCTCCACTGGTCGAAGGCGAGCTTCGCGATCAGCGAGAAGACCACGACCAGCAGCACTCCGCGCACGAACTCGCTGCCCTTCTTCAGGGCCATCCGGGCCCCGAGCATGCCGCCCGCCAGATTGAACACGGCCATCATCGCGGCCAGTTGCCACAGCACGGAGCCGTGGTAGGCGAACATCGCCAGCGCGCCGGCGTTGGTGCAGACATTGACGATCTTGGCGGTGGCCGAGGCCGTCACCAGGTCGAGATGGAGCACGGCGGTGAGCGCCAGCACCAGGAAGGTGCCGGTGCCGGGCCCGAACAGGCCGTCGTAGAAGCCGATTCCGCCGCCGACCAGCACGATCGCGGTGACGGTACGGGCCCGGGTGACCTCCGCTCCGGCCGGGGTGGTGCCGAACGAGGGCCGCAGCATGACGAAAGCGGCCACACCGAGCAGCACCACCATGATCACCGGGCGCAGCACCTCGCTGCTGATCCCTGCCGCGAAGAACGCCCCGGCCATGGAGCCGGCCAGGGCCGCGGCCCCGATCCGTACGGCGGTGCCGACCTTCACGGGCGCCTTGCGTGCGTATGTGATCGCGGCGCCCGAGGTGCCGACGATGGCCACCGCCTTGTTGGTGCCGAGGACCTGCGCGGCGGGCGCATGAGGCAGCCCGAGCAGCAACGCGGGCAGAAGCAGCAGCCCGCCACCGCCCACCACGGCATCGATCCAGCCGGCGGCGGCCGCGGCGAGACAGAGCACGATGATCATGGTCACTGATATGTCAGGCATGATCGCGACCCTAGGGAGCGGACCCATGCCCCGTCCATCGACCGCCGCGTTCGTTGAGCAAGCTCTGAGCTTCCCGGCCCGGAGCGCGAGTTCAGGCGACTCCGGTCCCGGACTGCTGCCCTGACGCGACGGCGGCCATCGCGACGCTCTCTTTGCCGCTCCGGGAGCCAGACAAAAAACGCACACCCGCGCTACGCCGTCCGCATCGCCTGAGACCGCCGTCGGTGGCGGGCGGCACTGCTCACGACCTCGCAAGCGCTCCGGCCTACTCTGGCGTAAGGACAGCGTTCTTCCCCCACACGAGGAGTGCCGCATGACGGGCTGGAGTGCGAGCGACATCCCCGACCAGCGCGGGCGTACCGCCGTGGTCACCGGAGCCAACAGCGGAATCGGGCTGGTCGCGGCACGGGAGCTGGCCCGCCGTGGTGCGCGGGTGATCCTCGCGTGCCGCAGCGAGGCCCGCGGCAAGGAGGCCGAGGCCCGAATACGGCGCGAGATCCCGGGTGCCGAGGTCGAGTTCGCCCCGCTGGATCTCGCCGATCTCGTGTCCGTACGTCAGTTCGCCGAGGCCTACGAGCAGCCAACGCTCGACCTGCTCGTCAACAACGCGGGCGTGATGGCACTGCCGTACGGCAGGACCACCGACGGCTTCGAGACCCAGTTCGGTGTCAACCACCTCGGGCACTTCGCGCTGACCGGGCTGCTGCTCCCGAAGCTGCTGGACACGCCGGGCGCCCGTGTGGTGGCCCTGTCGAGCGCCATGCACGCGCTCGCCAATGTCGACATGGGTGACCTCAACAGCGAGCGCCGATACCGCCGCTGGATCGCCTACGCCCGTTCCAAGACCGCCAATCTGCTCTTCGTCCACGAGCTGGCCAGGCGGCTGGCCGCCACCGGCTCCGAGGTGATCGCCGCGGCCGCGCACCCCGGCTATGCCGCCACCAACCTCCAGGCCGCGGGTCCGCGCATATCGGGCAACAGAACCGCCGAGCGCGTCATGGAGTTCGGCAATCGGATCATCGCCCAGCCGGCCGAGTCGGGTGCCCTGCCGACGCTGTATGCCGCCACCGCGTCCGGGGTGCGGCCGGACGACTTCATCGGCCCCTCGGTCCTGATGCTGCGAGGGGCGCCCGCCCGCTCCTGGCGGGCCCGGTGGACCCTGGACGACGTGGCGAGCGAACGGCTCTGGGTCGCGTCGGAGCAGCTCACCGGGGTCGTCGCGGAGGGCCTCAAGTCCTGAGGCCCTCCGGCCTCGAGTCCTGAGGCCCGACACCGCGCACCGGCTCAGGCCTGGCCGCCGCCCTCGACCGCGGACGGGTCCATCCAGATGATCTCCCAGAGGTGGTGGTCCGGGTCCTGGAAGGAACGCCCGTACATGAAGCCGTGGTCCATCGGCTCGTTCGCGGGGGATCCTCCGGAGGCGAGGGCGGCGTCGACCAGCTCGTCGACCTGCTCCCGGCTCTCGGCGCTCAGGGCCAGGATGACCTCGGTGGTCTTCGAGGCGTCGGCGATCTCCTTCTTGGTGAACTCCTTGATTTTCGCCTCGGTGAGGAGCATCGCGAAGACGGTGTCACTGAACACCAGGCAGGCCGCGGTCTCATCGGTGAACTGCGGGTTGAAGGAGTAGCCGAGCTTGGTCCAGAAGGCCTTCGAGGCGTCGAGGTCCTTCACGGGGAGGTTGACGAAGATCATCGTGGACATGAGCGGTGTCTCCTTCTTCTGTGGCTGCTTCTCCTGCGGCCGCCCGGTGCGGCGCCTGTTCGAAGAGGTAGACCTGTGGTCACCGGAAAACTCATCGCTCCCCGGCAGAAATCTTCGGCCGTTCCCGTCCCGCCGGACCGGATCAGTCGCCCGGCCGAGCTCATGTCATTGCTCGGGTCCTGACGCCGCCGTCCAGCGCCGCAGCAGACCTCGCTCGTCGTCATGGGTGAGCCAGCTGCCGTCGCCGAGTGGACGGGCGAAGCTGTCGACGGGCTCGGGGT includes these proteins:
- a CDS encoding NAD(P)/FAD-dependent oxidoreductase; this encodes MVDAHRTFVIVGGGLAGAKAAETLRAEGFTGRVILVGDERDHPYERPPLSKGYLTGKETRESVFVHEPAWYAQADIELHLGQPVVAVDRDAKAVRLGDGALVQYDKLLLATGAEPRRLDIPGTGLAGVHHLRRLAHAERLRGVLVALGRDNGHLVIAGGGWIGLEVAAAARGYGAEVTVVEPNPTPLHRAIGPELGQLFADVHRGHGVRFRFGARLTEITGQDGMVLAARTDDGEEHPAHVVLAAIGAAPRTALAEAAGLEMADRAHGGGIAVDASLRTSDPDIYAAGDVAAAHHPLLGLRLRVEHWANALNGGPAAARSMLGQEVSYDRIPYFFTDQYDLGMEYSGWAPPGSYDQVLLRGDVGKRKFIAFWLKDRRVLAGMNVNVWDVTEHIQALIRSGASVDTDALADPATPLGAVLPHP
- a CDS encoding deoxyguanosinetriphosphate triphosphohydrolase, with protein sequence MDGFDGFGHHPGYDSSDMERWAAEPDKRPGRTAFQRDRARVLHSAALRRLAGKTQVVTPGSRSYAWDASPRTRLTHSLECAQVGRELGAALGCDPDLVEAACLSHDMGHPPFGHNGEQALNDFAKDCGGFEGNAQSLRLLTRLEPKRFVRGPDGEPVSVGLNLTRAALDAATKYPWPRGGHPTDPGSPKFGAYEDDLPVFGWLRSGAPGQRRCFEAQVMDWSDDVAYSVHDFEDGLHAGHIDPNVLFAESERSEIWAVAIGRYVPDDTDPEELAAALDRLVDQEWWPHGYDGSAVAQARLKDATSQLIGRFCLDAEAATREAYGGGRLTRYGAELVVPRTTRNECAVLKAVADRYVMQRDEQERLRADQRIVLAELAEALTARAPEGLDPQFRALFDAAPDDRARKRVIVDQIASFTDASARTLHNRLSRRS
- a CDS encoding SanA/YdcF family protein, giving the protein MRRPRLPRLPRTRRGQRRAVQALMLGCVLALAPATWMHAVADGRLRTTADAPSTDVAVVFGAGLWQGRPSPYLAHRLDAAAELYRTGKVRVVLVTGDNSREEYDEPDAMRAYLAERGVPDRRIVSDYAGFDTWDSCVRAKKIFGVERALLITQGFHIRRAVALCQAAGIESYGVGVAAKHDATWYYGHTRELFAAGKAALDAAFEPDPRFLGRQETSVTEALAAGR
- a CDS encoding class I SAM-dependent methyltransferase; protein product: MTSSELWTRATADRYDAEEAEASSAAVLGPTLAFLAELAGDGRALEFAIGTGRVGVPLRERGVPVVGIELSEHMAAVLRRKIDEGTLPVVIGDMATTVVPGGFALVYLVYNTITNLLTQDEQVECFRNAARHLEPGGRFVIELGVPPLRLLPPGQVAVPFDVSQQHLGFDTFDLVEQMLVSHHFTRDGDDGHYRRENSRHRYAWPAELDLMARIAGLELERRVADWDGAPFTQDSAKHVSVWRKPA
- a CDS encoding gamma-glutamylcyclotransferase family protein, yielding MTECLPFFVYGTLRPGERNHDLLLRGRVTGEEPATLAGAVLYEGPGFPYALSAPPGSVITGDLVTPRPGTYDETLTLLDRLEGYYGPGDPRNLYDRIARDVCRPDGSTARAWVYLTAEKAARELRAHGRVIPGGEWPGGR
- the cutA gene encoding divalent-cation tolerance protein CutA produces the protein MLTVLTTTDSAEKAAALARGAVEARLAACAQISSPVTSVYRWQGGIETAQEWQVLFKTTNERYERLEAHLRAVHDYDTPEIIAVQVVRGSGPYLAWVAEETTG
- a CDS encoding aminotransferase class IV family protein, which codes for MTIPPGTHVEIDGRPADAENLLVPALLGTYAHFTALQVRDGRTRGLDLHLDRLDAATRELSGAELDGERVRTLLRGALDRAGRRDSAARVYVYFGADLKPTLMVTVRPPVDMPAEPQSLMSVPYQRPFPHIKHLGSFAQTHYGRLAAQAGFSDALLTGPGGVISEGAVANIAFYEGTSVVWPDAPALTGITMALLEPRLGDHGLPSAQRPVTLADLGAYRAAFVCNSQGIAPVRLIDEVEFAVDERLMKTVAEAYAAVPWDVI
- a CDS encoding class F sortase, which produces MRGKAGLVAIAVCTGIWLIRTGSDMDLPPQPATTEAFARAAVAAEPDAGIPLPPSDPVRIRIPAIRVDAPVTRLGLRAGGSLEAPPAGNRNLAGWYRGGPAPGAKGASIIAGHVDTAEGPAVFYNLGTLKKGTRIEITRKDGRTAAFAVDAVEVFDNNAFPDRKVYGATVRPELRVITCGGGFDARTGYQANVVAFAHLTGEA
- a CDS encoding sulfite exporter TauE/SafE family protein, which encodes MPDISVTMIIVLCLAAAAAGWIDAVVGGGGLLLLPALLLGLPHAPAAQVLGTNKAVAIVGTSGAAITYARKAPVKVGTAVRIGAAALAGSMAGAFFAAGISSEVLRPVIMVVLLGVAAFVMLRPSFGTTPAGAEVTRARTVTAIVLVGGGIGFYDGLFGPGTGTFLVLALTAVLHLDLVTASATAKIVNVCTNAGALAMFAYHGSVLWQLAAMMAVFNLAGGMLGARMALKKGSEFVRGVLLVVVFSLIAKLAFDQWSA
- a CDS encoding oxidoreductase; its protein translation is MTGWSASDIPDQRGRTAVVTGANSGIGLVAARELARRGARVILACRSEARGKEAEARIRREIPGAEVEFAPLDLADLVSVRQFAEAYEQPTLDLLVNNAGVMALPYGRTTDGFETQFGVNHLGHFALTGLLLPKLLDTPGARVVALSSAMHALANVDMGDLNSERRYRRWIAYARSKTANLLFVHELARRLAATGSEVIAAAAHPGYAATNLQAAGPRISGNRTAERVMEFGNRIIAQPAESGALPTLYAATASGVRPDDFIGPSVLMLRGAPARSWRARWTLDDVASERLWVASEQLTGVVAEGLKS
- a CDS encoding VOC family protein, with amino-acid sequence MSTMIFVNLPVKDLDASKAFWTKLGYSFNPQFTDETAACLVFSDTVFAMLLTEAKIKEFTKKEIADASKTTEVILALSAESREQVDELVDAALASGGSPANEPMDHGFMYGRSFQDPDHHLWEIIWMDPSAVEGGGQA